A genomic window from Tolypothrix sp. PCC 7910 includes:
- a CDS encoding S8 family serine peptidase: MTRIVIVRADSQILQSPNTEKLHTYTNGDVLIRTNAPVEESLGESEEIPVQLGVKLPGIQAQTLKYSQAKLLIGNDSEIVTAYVELIGPVAPEWLQTLRDLGIEPLQYHPENSYLCRGTVGAFRQAQAQSFVWRITPATDSTKPQIPVPETGEIPVWIVVQGTQAQAAEIIRELNALPDVEIYPEQEIEQVGFYLRLRGLVTAEGQSYLLLHRLVMAVEPYTAPKPEDEVAGLIIAGEYNASNQPQGSYLRWLEDHNLNGQGVTIGIVDNGVDITHPAFSGRIADLGDGTKSWHGTFVAGHAAGCYLSEKDGNQFIYGLGMAPAANLLVQSNSRPAAAVCQETVTQKGPNGIAGRVQNNSWGAGTRNPMDYGSQEAVYDQMVRNADSESNIPKPLTICFSSGNSGAAGLTRPKAAKNIIVTGNSENYRPDVGKDQSDNIQEVYSGPRASSHGNCGDGRIRPHIVAPGEWTASANYDSRAGQKEYISQQLTWGGGSSGASPKTAGACALLIQWWQQHNGGKEPSPAMLRALIVNGAEALASGGFIPNKIQGWGRLNLNNILAEDVEHTYIDQTVMLKRRGDSQSWQIRVTDPKQPVKITLAWTDPPGAIGSGTPDISCIVNKLALRVEVNGKLYRGNQFQHGWSYPDGAAEREGWDNLQNIYLAAGEAKQTIKVSVTALDITTNCLTGKIDTPQQDFALVITNGREDKNSSAGTVFVGVDNQAQSQPQPDKPDDFWTAAPGNHDRRDRQLDWWQNINTNAGNKPSNNTKPSQTQDVDAWWLAGKPKVARSQPETERNSGLLDDANFIAALQAGANLVKAVGNNQVFISNQEQGKYLVAESSNSLSFSETLANLKLNWEKSDNQRRVAVLVVGAGTRISLTDLEILRMLTFQGKLYLLSDCVPILAFLAQRIHRQLGIEFHLAESAENLAALVEETIAEASGLQKVDVRKISPDNSLETRFAFQVVQADKHLTIRIQLPQNQQPSKIELHRPQQNPILLVAGNDYIDMTVEADNDSTLQINIPATNNPDNLINWAGEWEIKISKSTNEDLANVTVWALSELDFNSHKQPTPISETECDRTETLVAISSESDVSLSRLQSQPKIISSDFISSEADREIDITVEPSRLELESTEILPETDSQLLSPSLSTFVSAPPVSNGAVIVDLPMHLEGVDANGDRYARNFRMNLIQLQPRSVLRESLEPEKLIFTTAEITEVNYDNGEIVSLLLSKGEYQREVSVASPILRQQLVQMTQNLISQNKLIFGVIGSELYALVKLLSNKKITFNSCTDAINCVSLTLN, encoded by the coding sequence ATGACAAGAATTGTTATTGTTCGAGCAGATTCTCAAATACTGCAATCTCCCAATACAGAGAAACTGCATACTTATACTAACGGCGATGTCCTGATCCGCACTAATGCACCTGTAGAGGAGTCGCTTGGGGAGAGTGAAGAAATACCTGTGCAGCTTGGTGTAAAGTTACCAGGAATCCAAGCACAGACATTGAAATATAGCCAAGCAAAACTACTAATTGGCAATGATAGTGAAATTGTCACAGCTTATGTGGAATTGATTGGCCCAGTTGCACCAGAGTGGTTGCAAACTCTCAGGGATTTGGGGATTGAACCACTGCAGTATCACCCCGAAAATTCTTATTTGTGTCGGGGAACTGTAGGGGCTTTTCGACAAGCGCAAGCACAATCTTTTGTGTGGCGAATTACACCAGCAACAGATTCTACTAAACCTCAAATTCCTGTGCCGGAGACGGGCGAGATACCTGTGTGGATTGTGGTTCAAGGAACACAAGCGCAAGCAGCCGAGATTATTCGAGAGTTAAACGCTTTACCAGATGTAGAAATATACCCAGAACAGGAAATTGAGCAGGTAGGTTTTTATCTACGCTTACGTGGTTTAGTAACTGCTGAGGGACAAAGTTATCTGTTGTTACATCGGCTAGTAATGGCGGTAGAACCATATACAGCACCAAAGCCAGAGGATGAAGTCGCAGGGTTAATTATTGCCGGGGAATATAATGCCAGCAATCAACCCCAAGGTTCTTATCTGCGCTGGTTAGAAGACCATAATCTCAATGGTCAGGGAGTAACTATTGGCATTGTTGATAATGGTGTAGATATTACACATCCCGCTTTTTCAGGACGCATTGCAGATTTAGGGGATGGGACTAAATCCTGGCATGGTACATTTGTGGCTGGTCATGCGGCTGGCTGCTATTTATCAGAGAAGGATGGTAATCAATTTATCTACGGTTTGGGTATGGCACCAGCTGCAAATTTGTTGGTGCAATCTAATTCTCGTCCGGCTGCTGCTGTTTGCCAAGAAACTGTGACGCAAAAGGGGCCTAATGGCATTGCGGGACGCGTCCAAAATAATTCTTGGGGTGCGGGTACGCGCAATCCTATGGATTACGGATCGCAGGAAGCTGTTTACGATCAAATGGTACGCAATGCTGACTCAGAGAGTAATATTCCTAAGCCTCTGACTATATGTTTTTCTTCAGGTAATTCTGGTGCAGCTGGGCTGACAAGACCGAAAGCGGCGAAAAATATCATTGTCACCGGAAATTCAGAGAACTACCGCCCAGATGTTGGTAAAGACCAAAGTGATAACATTCAAGAGGTTTATTCTGGCCCACGTGCTAGTAGTCACGGTAATTGTGGTGATGGACGTATTCGTCCACACATAGTTGCTCCTGGCGAATGGACAGCATCAGCTAATTACGATTCACGCGCTGGTCAAAAAGAGTACATTAGTCAGCAATTAACTTGGGGCGGTGGTTCATCGGGTGCGAGTCCCAAAACTGCAGGGGCTTGTGCTTTACTAATTCAATGGTGGCAACAGCATAATGGTGGGAAAGAGCCTTCGCCTGCGATGTTACGTGCTTTAATTGTCAACGGTGCGGAGGCGCTTGCATCTGGCGGTTTCATTCCCAATAAAATTCAGGGGTGGGGACGCTTAAACCTAAATAACATTCTCGCAGAAGACGTAGAGCATACCTACATCGACCAAACTGTGATGTTAAAACGTCGCGGTGATTCGCAATCATGGCAAATCCGCGTCACTGATCCCAAGCAGCCAGTGAAAATTACTTTAGCTTGGACTGATCCACCAGGCGCAATTGGTAGCGGTACGCCAGATATTTCTTGTATTGTCAACAAATTGGCGTTGCGGGTAGAGGTAAATGGTAAGCTGTACCGCGGTAATCAGTTTCAGCATGGCTGGTCATATCCTGATGGTGCCGCAGAACGAGAAGGATGGGATAATCTCCAAAATATCTATTTAGCAGCAGGAGAAGCAAAGCAAACAATTAAGGTGAGTGTGACGGCGTTGGATATCACCACAAATTGTTTGACAGGCAAAATCGATACACCCCAACAAGATTTTGCGTTAGTAATTACCAACGGACGCGAAGATAAAAATTCGTCTGCTGGGACTGTATTTGTAGGGGTAGACAATCAAGCTCAAAGCCAGCCACAGCCTGACAAACCGGATGATTTTTGGACTGCTGCACCTGGTAATCATGACCGACGCGATCGCCAGCTTGATTGGTGGCAAAATATTAATACCAATGCTGGCAATAAACCTAGTAATAATACTAAGCCGTCTCAGACTCAAGATGTAGATGCTTGGTGGCTAGCTGGTAAGCCTAAAGTTGCACGTTCCCAGCCAGAAACAGAACGGAATTCCGGATTATTAGATGATGCAAATTTTATAGCAGCGTTACAAGCTGGCGCAAATTTGGTAAAAGCTGTAGGGAATAATCAAGTTTTTATTAGTAATCAAGAACAAGGTAAATATTTAGTCGCTGAAAGTAGTAATTCTCTATCTTTCTCTGAGACATTAGCTAATCTCAAATTGAATTGGGAAAAATCTGATAATCAACGACGAGTAGCCGTATTGGTTGTAGGTGCTGGGACGCGAATATCTTTAACAGACTTGGAAATTCTGCGAATGCTGACTTTCCAAGGTAAACTCTATTTATTATCAGATTGTGTGCCTATACTTGCATTTTTGGCACAGCGCATTCATAGGCAATTAGGAATAGAATTTCATTTAGCTGAGAGTGCGGAAAATTTAGCAGCATTAGTAGAAGAAACAATAGCAGAAGCTAGCGGGTTACAAAAAGTCGATGTCAGAAAAATCTCTCCTGATAACAGTTTAGAAACGCGTTTTGCTTTTCAAGTAGTGCAAGCTGACAAGCATCTCACAATTCGTATCCAGTTACCGCAAAACCAGCAACCATCAAAAATAGAATTACATCGTCCGCAACAAAACCCGATTTTGCTAGTTGCAGGAAATGACTATATAGATATGACAGTAGAAGCAGATAATGATTCTACTTTACAGATAAATATTCCAGCTACCAATAATCCAGATAATTTAATTAATTGGGCGGGTGAATGGGAAATTAAAATATCAAAATCAACAAATGAAGACTTAGCCAATGTCACAGTTTGGGCATTAAGCGAACTCGACTTTAATAGCCACAAACAACCAACACCTATCAGTGAAACAGAATGCGATCGCACTGAAACTTTAGTAGCTATCAGCAGCGAGTCTGATGTTAGTTTGAGCCGCTTACAAAGTCAGCCAAAAATAATTTCTTCAGACTTTATCTCCTCAGAAGCAGATAGAGAAATTGATATCACAGTAGAACCATCTCGCCTGGAGTTGGAGAGTACAGAAATTCTTCCCGAAACGGACTCACAATTACTTTCTCCTTCCCTGAGTACCTTTGTGAGTGCGCCACCTGTGAGTAATGGTGCGGTAATAGTTGATTTACCCATGCATCTTGAAGGTGTGGATGCAAATGGCGATCGCTATGCTCGTAACTTTCGCATGAACTTAATTCAATTGCAACCACGTTCAGTATTAAGGGAAAGTTTGGAGCCTGAAAAATTAATTTTTACAACAGCAGAGATTACAGAAGTTAACTATGATAATGGCGAAATAGTTAGCTTACTTCTGAGTAAGGGTGAATATCAAAGAGAGGTATCTGTAGCTTCTCCAATATTACGTCAGCAATTAGTGCAAATGACTCAAAATTTGATTTCACAAAACAAGCTAATTTTTGGTGTAATCGGTAGCGAATTATATGCTTTAGTAAAACTTTTAAGTAACAAAAAAATAACTTTTAACTCTTGTACAGACGCGATTAATTGCGTCTCTTTAACTCTTAACTAA